One segment of Cryptococcus neoformans var. grubii H99 chromosome 2, complete sequence DNA contains the following:
- a CDS encoding nucleolar protein 14 has protein sequence MAPSQLAQLKAALNTAGLSRKTHSKKDKKAYKKGGARETDRAKKLEKLEEIRKNLNKFDERETRVKHDVGGRNLKGVVGKPSASKQAGLEQRKKTLLPEHQLRDHRGTFRDRRFGENDPSMSIEDRMLERYTRERQRGQGKKGMFNLEDEDEPFGELDDGFALGGLTHGGRSVMDLPGDDFVAQGLADEDEDEEENRAGRIDKSVVSRVHFGGFEEAMEEDLPEKKKSKQEVMAEIIAKSKEHKYERQQQREMDAELREELDDDIADLQMLLAENAPTTPAATLFPTTSKPHPTPMPIPGGEVIGDGEYDQIVRSLAFDARAKPKNRTKTEEELAFEEKENLEKAEAKRLRRMRGESVSDGEEEEGSRKKRKADDKKPDADDLEDDYVEDEALLGPGLTREQIETMVLSGSEAGSDGEQDDEDSREEEESVDEDAEEEDESDAESAMEDLNESEEVSASESEEVEPVVKRTKGKKAAKAEKVKEIPYTFPCPANIEEFEEIVDPLEDSALPTVVQRIRALYHPSLAQGNKEKLQDFLGVLIDYVLILSSRPSPPFSLIQTLVPHLTALAKLNPITAAAHFVEKIKLMQKNLSRGLARGATRPDSKTFPGAPELALLRLVGLFWSTSDYSHPVVVPAVLLMGQYLSQSRVRSLRDLTSGLFLCSLLAQYESLSKRILPEAINFVASSILVLLPRRKGAEVNRTYPDLKVPSTSLYLNLPSSVVPSQPLDLGSAITAVGDQDEVEAEQLKGGLVVVACRLVDKFAGLYLDSEAFVELMSPVKQVLEQSRTKKLSSELNMVLTSTLTALSKRLSNTLSTRRPLTLQSHKPIPIASYAPRFEENFAPGKHYDPDTERNASAKLKALYKKERKGAIRELRKDNRFLAGEKAREQGEKDKEYNARMRKAEGSITVERAEEKAMEREKAKEKRRAGRG, from the exons ATGGCACCCTCACAGCTCGCACAGCTCAAGGCTGCTCTTAATACTGCAGGCCTGTCGAGGAAGACACACTCtaaaaaggacaagaaaGCATATAAGAAAGGCGGTGCGCGCGAGACGGACAGAGCAAAGAAGCTCGAAAAACTCGAGGAGATCAGAAAAAATCTCAACAAATTCGATGAGCGGGAAACCCGAGTAAAGCATGACGTTGGAGGGAGGAATCTCAAGGGTGTTGTAGGTAAGCCCAGTGCAAGCAAGCAGGCTGGGTTAGAACAG CGAAAGAAGACGCTTTTGCCTGAACATCAGCTTCGTGACCATCGCGGTACCTTTAGGGACAGGCGATTCGGTGAAAATGACCCGTCCATGTCCATCGAAGACCGTATGCTTGAGCGATACACCCGAGAGCGTCAACGTGGCCAAGGCAAAAAAGGAATGTTCAAcctggaagatgaagatgagccTTTCGGCGAACTGGATGATGGATTTGCTTTGGGTGGTTTAACACACGGTGGGAGGAGTGTAATGGATCTTCCTGGTGACGATTTTGTCGCCCAAGGTCTGGCcgacgaagacgaggatgaggaagagaacagAGCTGGGAGAATCGACAAAAGTGTGGTCAGTAGAGTTCATTTTGGTGGATTTGAAGAGGCAATGGAGGAAGACCTG CccgaaaagaaaaaatccAAACAGGAAGTTATGGCCGAGATCATTGCTAAATCCAAGGAGCACAAGTATGAGCGCCAACAGCAGCGAGAGATGGATGCCGAGCTTCGTGAAGAACTCGATGACGACATTGCAGATTTGCAGATGCTTCTCGCTGAAAACGCTCCAACTACCCCTGCTGCTACCCTCTTCCCTACCACATCGAAACCTCACCCTACCCCCATGCCTATACCAGGAGGGGAAGTCattggagatggagagtaTGACCAAATCGTTCGTTCTCTTGCTTTCGACGCACGAGCCAAGCCCAAGAACAGAACCAAGACCGAAGAGGAGCTTGCttttgaagagaaggaaaatcTTGAAAAGGCAGAGGCGAAGCGATTGCGTCGAATGAGGGGCGAGAGTGTCTCGgatggtgaggaagaagaagggtcaAGAAAGAAGCGAAAGGCGGATGACAAGAAACCCGATGCGGatgatttggaggatgattacgtggaagatgaggcgTTGTTGGGTCCGGGTTTGACAAGGGAACAGATCGAAACTATGGTCCTTTCTGGAAGCGAAGCTGGGTCTGACGGCGAGcaagatgacgaggatagtagggaagaggaagaaagcgttgacgaagacgcggaagaagaagatgaaagcgATGCTGAGTCTGCTATGGAAGATTTGAATGAAAGTGAAGAGGTGTCAGCATCTGAGAGTGAAGAGGTAGAACCTGTTGTCAAGAGaaccaaaggaaagaaggctgcAAAGGCAGAAAAGGTCAAGGAAATCCCCTACACATTTCCGTGTCCTGCGAATATCGAAGAATTTGAAGAAATAGTTGATCCTTTGGAGGACAGTGCGTTACCTACTGTCGTTCAGCGTATCAGAGCATTGTATCACCCTAGTCTGGCTCAAGgcaacaaggaaaagctCCAG GATTTCCTTGGCGTACTGATCGATTATGTCCtcattctttcttctcgtccttctcctccattttctcTCATCCAAACACTTGTTCCGCATCTCACCGCCCTCGCCAAGTTAAATCCCATCACTGCTGCTGCACATTTTGTCGAAAAAATCAAGCTCATGCAGAAAAATCTTTCTCGTGGACTAGCTCGAGGTGCCACTAGACCCGATTCCAAAACGTTTCCTGGTGCGCCCGAGCTGGCTCTGCTGAGGTTGGTCGGTTTGTTCTGGTCTACTAGTGACTATTCGCATCCAGTGGTTGTGCCCGCAGTCTTGCTGATGGGGCAGTATCTGTCTCAAAGCCGCGTCCGATCGCTGCGTGATCTGACATCTGGTTTGTTCCTGTGTTCTCTTTTAGCCCAA TATGAATCACTTTCAAAGCGGATTTTGCCAGAGGCAATCAACTTTGTTGCTTCGTcaatcctcgtcctccttcctcgccgCAAGGGTGCAGAGGTCAACAGGACATACCCTGATTTAAAAGTGCCGTCTACATCCCTTTACTTGAATCTTCCCTCGTCCGTCGTTCCTTCGCAACCACTGGACCTTGGGTCTGCTATTACTGCCGTCGGAGATCAAGACGAGGTAGAGGCGGAGCAACTCAAGGGCGGACTGGTTGTTGTTGCGTGCAGACTCGTTGACAAATTCGCCGGCTTGTATCTCGACTCAGAGGCTTTCGTCGAGTTGATGAGTCCTGTAAAACAGGTCCTGGAACAGTCAAGGACTAAAAAGTTATCCAGCGAGCTCAACATGGTATTGACATCTACGTTGACCGCCTTGTCCAAGCGCCTCAGCAACACTCTCAGTACTCGTCGCCCTCTTACTCTCCAGTCTCACAAACCGATTCCTATCGCTTCCTATGCCCCTCGGTTCGAGGAGAACTTTGCGCCTGGCAAGCACTACGATCCTGATACCGAACGCAATGCTTCGGCCAAGCTCAAAGCTCTTTacaagaaagagagaaagggtGCGATTCGCGAGCTCAGAAAAGACAACCGATTCTTGGCCGGCGAAAAGGCGAGGGAACAAGGcgaaaaggacaaggaatACAACGCGAGAATGCGCAAGGCGGAGGGCAGTATCACGGTGGAGCGTGCGGAAGAGAAGGCCATGGAAAG